From a single Opisthocomus hoazin isolate bOpiHoa1 chromosome 6, bOpiHoa1.hap1, whole genome shotgun sequence genomic region:
- the JUN gene encoding transcription factor Jun yields MSAKMEPTFYEDALNASFVPPESGGYGYNNAKVLKQNMTLNLSDPSSNLKPHLRNKNADILTSPDVGLLKLASPELERLIIQSSNGLITTTPTPTQFLCPKNVTDEQEGFAEGFVRALAELHNQNTMPSVTSAAQPVNGGMAPVSSMAGNSSFNANLHSEPPVYANLSNFNPNALNSAPNYNANNMGYAAQHHINPQMPVQHPRLQALKEEPQTVPEMPGETPPLSPIDMESQERIKAERKRMRNRIAASKCRKRKLERIARLEEKVKTLKAQNSELASTANMLREQVAQLKQKVMNHVNSGCQLMLTQQLQTF; encoded by the coding sequence ATGAGTGCAAAGATGGAGCCTACTTTCTACGAGGATGCCCTGAACGCCAGCTTCGTGCCGCCGGAGAGCGGCGGGTATGGATATAATAACGCCAAAGTGCTGAAGCAGAACATGACGCTGAACCTGTCCGACCCATCCAGCAACCTGAAGCCGCACCTGAGGAACAAGAACGCCGACATCCTCACCTCCCCCGACGTGGGACTCCTGAAACTGGCCTCGCCCGAGCTGGAGCGGCTCATCATCCAGTCCAGCAACGGGTTAATCACCACCACGCCGACCCCGACGCAGTTCCTCTGCCCCAAAAACGTTACCGACGAGCAGGAGGGGTTCGCGGAAGGCTTCGTGAGAGCCCTGGCGGAACTGCACAACCAGAACACCATGCCCAGCGTCACCTCCGCTGCTCAGCCTGTTAACGGCGGCATGGCACCTGTGTCCTCGATGGCCGGCAACAGCAGTTTCAACGCGAATTTGCACAGCGAGCCCCCGGTGTACGCCAATCTCAGCAACTTCAACCCTAACGCGCTCAACTCTGCTCCCAACTACAATGCAAACAACATGGGCTACGCAGCTCAGCATCACATAAACCCCCAGATGCCGGTGCAGCATCCCCGGCTTCAGGCTTTGAAAGAAGAGCCTCAGACTGTACCCGAAATGCCAGGGGAGACTCCTCCCCTGTCCCCTATTGACATGGAGTCGCAGGAGAGAATCAAAGCCGAGAGAAAACGCATGAGAAACAGAATTGCGGCATCCAAATGCCGGAAAAGGAAGTTGGAAAGGATTGCCAGGttggaagaaaaagtgaaaactttGAAAGCCCAGAACTCAGAGCTGGCATCCACTGCCAACATGCTCAGAGAACAGGTTGCACAGCTTAAGCAGAAGGTCATGAACCATGTCAACAGCGGGTGCCAGCTCATGCTAACACAACAGTTGCAAACGTTTTGA